Proteins encoded in a region of the Halodesulfovibrio marinisediminis DSM 17456 genome:
- a CDS encoding helix-turn-helix transcriptional regulator, whose amino-acid sequence MYTQPIEQTPPEYSIQLLKLAQVQEILPVSKTTLWRYVKAGKFPEPRKLGRSTFWVKEEVEDAVRQLVK is encoded by the coding sequence ATGTACACACAACCAATCGAACAAACACCACCCGAATACAGCATCCAGCTGTTAAAACTCGCCCAAGTTCAAGAAATCCTCCCAGTCAGCAAAACAACCCTCTGGCGCTACGTAAAAGCAGGAAAGTTCCCAGAACCAAGAAAGCTTGGACGCAGCACCTTCTGGGTAAAAGAAGAAGTAGAAGACGCAGTACGCCAACTGGTAAAGTAA
- a CDS encoding DUF6538 domain-containing protein, which produces MANYLFQTASAHCFRRIIPLDLRPVLGIRKLRYSLGTLKKREAQRTSKKLASATPFLFDRIRTTEMSKLTPEQLNYVVHKYIKNWIKTDTEEAPKSSIDVRNDMLKHYALTKGKLVTTTEGVEIRNASPSGRASRPNATCST; this is translated from the coding sequence ATGGCTAATTATCTGTTTCAAACAGCCTCTGCACACTGCTTCAGAAGAATTATTCCACTCGACCTACGACCTGTTTTGGGCATCCGAAAGTTACGTTACTCACTCGGAACTCTTAAGAAACGTGAAGCACAGCGAACATCTAAGAAACTCGCCTCCGCAACCCCTTTCTTATTCGATAGAATCAGAACTACAGAGATGAGTAAACTAACACCGGAACAACTGAACTATGTTGTGCATAAATATATCAAAAACTGGATCAAGACAGATACAGAAGAAGCACCTAAAAGTAGTATAGACGTAAGAAACGACATGCTCAAACACTACGCTCTGACCAAAGGCAAGCTTGTCACTACCACAGAAGGCGTAGAAATTCGCAATGCATCACCAAGCGGAAGAGCCTCGCGTCCAAATGCTACTTGCAGTACTTAG
- a CDS encoding phage regulatory CII family protein: protein MNSTYPDGSMIADNNYALHNLSPEDAFKLALERSGMTWQKLSKEMGWAESHTKRVFSLERYFPTYEDLPKFCSTVGNMVIINWLQVQAMQYGMEHKHADVDCQSLVFRISKLFGETSDVGQEAHKAVADGVLEPRELRRIIGELNDVVNTSLDMIADLRELERKLKAEQ, encoded by the coding sequence ATGAACTCTACTTACCCAGACGGCTCCATGATTGCAGATAACAACTACGCCCTCCATAACCTCAGTCCGGAAGATGCCTTTAAGCTCGCGCTCGAGCGCTCCGGCATGACATGGCAGAAGCTCTCCAAAGAAATGGGCTGGGCAGAATCCCACACCAAGCGCGTATTCAGCTTGGAACGTTACTTCCCGACATACGAAGACCTGCCGAAGTTTTGCAGCACTGTAGGCAACATGGTCATCATCAACTGGCTGCAGGTGCAGGCAATGCAGTACGGCATGGAACACAAACATGCAGACGTAGACTGCCAGAGCCTTGTTTTTAGAATCAGTAAGCTTTTCGGCGAAACAAGCGACGTAGGGCAGGAAGCACATAAAGCAGTAGCCGATGGCGTGTTGGAGCCAAGAGAGCTGCGCCGCATTATCGGTGAGCTGAACGACGTGGTGAACACCTCGCTTGATATGATCGCAGACCTGCGCGAGCTCGAGCGCAAATTGAAAGCGGAGCAATAA
- a CDS encoding DUF3307 domain-containing protein has protein sequence MSIPNLNWLLLLLIGHFLADFLFQKDAWVAEKNEKHFAAPSLYIHVLLHAVFSGLIVFAFYAAQDAKAFLPSLGAAAVICISHLGIDLAKTYAQKNTLSFLLDQLLHLVVIVGLWMWITAQGGVVVELVKNANYTKWSLLFLAYFVLYMPTGILIGMLLQKWAPQNGQVGQTRDDAVTADSLKQAGKWIGYLERTLILTFVITNHISAVGFLFAAKSIFRFGELSNAEHVIKTEYVLLGTLYSYTCSLLVGFAVQRLL, from the coding sequence ATGAGCATTCCCAATCTTAACTGGCTGTTGCTGCTTTTAATTGGGCATTTTTTAGCAGATTTTCTTTTTCAAAAAGATGCATGGGTTGCGGAAAAGAATGAAAAACATTTTGCCGCACCTTCCTTATATATTCATGTACTGTTGCATGCCGTTTTTTCCGGCCTGATTGTTTTTGCTTTTTATGCAGCGCAAGATGCAAAAGCGTTTCTTCCAAGCTTAGGCGCAGCTGCGGTTATTTGTATAAGTCACCTTGGAATTGATCTGGCGAAAACTTATGCACAAAAAAATACGCTATCATTTCTTTTAGACCAGCTACTCCATCTTGTGGTTATTGTAGGCTTATGGATGTGGATCACAGCACAAGGTGGTGTGGTAGTAGAGCTTGTAAAAAATGCTAACTACACCAAGTGGTCTCTTTTGTTTCTTGCATATTTTGTGTTGTATATGCCTACAGGCATCCTAATAGGAATGCTGCTGCAAAAATGGGCACCTCAAAATGGACAGGTAGGGCAGACCAGAGATGATGCTGTAACGGCTGACTCTCTTAAGCAAGCCGGAAAATGGATAGGCTACTTAGAGCGCACGCTTATTCTAACTTTTGTTATTACCAATCACATATCAGCAGTAGGTTTTTTATTTGCCGCAAAATCTATTTTCCGTTTCGGTGAATTGAGCAATGCGGAACATGTAATAAAAACAGAATATGTACTGCTAGGTACGCTATATTCATATACGTGTAGCTTGCTGGTTGGTTTTGCTGTTCAACGATTGCTGTAA
- a CDS encoding recombinase family protein, with amino-acid sequence MSHIYAYYRVSTLDQDPIMQSTAILAKYPEAIVREEKASATTMNGREMLSILLDVMSKGDKLVVWKLDRLARNMNDLCSIVERLETKGASIEILDQAIDTSTPSGKAFLQILGVFAEFETNLRRERQLAGIAKAKKEGKYKGRPTAHNKGRIKDMLAEGMSHSAIAKELSCSTKTVQRVEKKE; translated from the coding sequence ATTTCCCATATCTACGCTTACTATCGTGTATCTACTCTCGACCAAGACCCTATCATGCAGTCTACTGCCATCCTCGCTAAGTATCCTGAAGCTATCGTGAGGGAGGAGAAGGCAAGCGCAACGACCATGAACGGGCGTGAGATGCTGTCCATCCTACTGGACGTAATGAGCAAAGGAGACAAGTTAGTTGTATGGAAACTCGACCGCCTAGCGAGGAACATGAATGACCTGTGCTCCATCGTAGAGCGACTTGAAACGAAGGGAGCATCGATTGAGATTCTCGACCAAGCTATCGACACCTCTACACCTAGTGGTAAAGCATTCCTCCAGATACTCGGAGTGTTCGCTGAGTTCGAGACCAACCTACGTCGTGAACGTCAGTTAGCAGGTATTGCGAAGGCTAAGAAGGAAGGGAAGTACAAAGGGCGCCCAACAGCTCATAACAAAGGTAGAATCAAGGATATGCTTGCTGAGGGTATGAGCCATTCAGCCATAGCGAAGGAGCTTAGCTGCTCTACAAAGACCGTGCAGCGAGTGGAAAAGAAAGAATAG
- a CDS encoding toprim domain-containing protein, producing the protein MSTAIASSEYRIGAEDIVKALLGDARFNLKERGGYLRGGPCPSCGKNELFTSIEKPWVLKCSRLNKCGWEETTRELLPELFENIAEKYTPTQQEPNKTADAYLGLNRGFDISKLRGMYEQGMFQYPNSPHITPTVRVYMNELRTVWWERLINPLSGRRKANFKGDYKGTAWTPANMKLERGDRCFLVEGFFHNLALLHAGRKAATCWSCNNFPEKFIEQHKGKNIRWTVALDADPAGRKAAKKFAQLIEKMGERCEVLILPSGGKDWDDYHRTGSITGAFIKNCLYYGRLFMSATANEKAYHHYLRHELRYYIIDFDNCMYRVECGEKFQEALETAAAVRRNKEEQEGSEESEEKQNEEMDWRRVVLESPKGWDIFLQHADVSNISNVFPEMLYHEADELLEKEQYYVMRINFPRKAPVIIQLEGSYLSSAQNFAAALLSKTAGGDFSGTNGDFLHLRKRWLNIAQDKSNTTVKYLGYVPSVNAYLFDDAAFYKGKQIKLNNEGYYQIGDRGIRPILKGLNITTDGVFDPSWLENYVKAFHWQGLSLLAFWLGSLFAQQIREEQKSFPFFELTGEPGAGKSTILEFLWKCVGRNGYEGFDILKATAAGQRRAFSQLSNLPIVLIESDRDNGSKDGRVKMFDMDHCKPFYNGRGTGTRGVNNGGNEVYDTIFQGTLVISQNAEVGGSEALLERIVHCHASKDHHSLGTRDLARWFERQTAENVGGFLRCALRAEKKILETYFAAFKHYEEKFGNELENLRILKNHAQIAACGAALGVLFPQMTRQRVDTLANYLLERAKIREGRIGQDHPIVKEFWDVYYYLNEEAETKKEGFLNHSTDVAVIAISIPQFISVARDEGFFFQRNLLIEHLPTSQRHVLLSKSVSRKSRWTGKTIRRWEFVA; encoded by the coding sequence ATGTCTACTGCAATTGCTTCATCAGAATATCGTATAGGGGCGGAAGATATTGTTAAGGCGCTACTTGGCGATGCGCGGTTTAATTTAAAAGAGAGAGGGGGCTACCTTAGGGGTGGCCCTTGCCCCTCTTGCGGAAAGAATGAACTGTTCACCAGTATTGAAAAACCTTGGGTGCTGAAGTGCAGCCGGCTGAACAAATGTGGATGGGAAGAAACAACCCGCGAGCTGCTACCAGAGCTTTTTGAGAACATTGCAGAAAAGTACACGCCTACTCAGCAGGAGCCTAATAAAACTGCGGACGCCTACTTAGGGCTGAATCGTGGTTTCGATATTTCCAAGCTGCGCGGCATGTATGAGCAGGGCATGTTCCAGTACCCAAACAGCCCGCACATTACTCCGACCGTACGTGTGTACATGAACGAACTGCGCACCGTGTGGTGGGAACGGCTGATTAATCCACTCTCCGGAAGACGTAAGGCGAACTTTAAAGGCGACTACAAAGGCACCGCCTGGACACCGGCAAATATGAAGCTGGAGCGCGGCGACCGCTGCTTTTTGGTGGAAGGCTTTTTTCATAACCTCGCGTTGCTTCATGCAGGGCGCAAGGCTGCCACGTGCTGGTCGTGTAATAATTTTCCGGAGAAATTTATTGAGCAGCACAAGGGCAAAAACATTCGGTGGACTGTCGCACTTGATGCAGATCCGGCAGGACGAAAGGCAGCGAAGAAGTTTGCACAGCTGATAGAGAAGATGGGTGAGCGCTGCGAGGTGCTTATTCTGCCTTCCGGCGGAAAGGATTGGGACGACTACCACCGTACCGGCTCCATAACAGGCGCATTCATTAAAAACTGCCTGTACTACGGACGCCTGTTTATGTCTGCCACAGCCAACGAGAAAGCGTACCACCATTATCTGCGGCACGAGCTGCGCTACTACATAATAGATTTTGATAACTGCATGTACCGCGTTGAATGCGGGGAAAAGTTTCAGGAAGCGTTGGAAACAGCCGCAGCGGTACGCAGGAACAAGGAAGAGCAGGAAGGCTCCGAAGAATCGGAAGAGAAGCAGAACGAAGAAATGGACTGGCGCAGAGTAGTGCTGGAATCCCCCAAAGGGTGGGACATTTTTCTGCAACATGCGGATGTAAGCAACATAAGCAACGTTTTCCCCGAAATGCTGTACCACGAGGCAGACGAGCTTTTGGAGAAGGAACAGTACTACGTAATGCGTATTAACTTTCCGCGTAAGGCTCCCGTAATTATTCAGTTGGAAGGCTCGTATCTTTCCAGTGCGCAGAACTTTGCAGCAGCATTGCTGAGCAAGACAGCAGGTGGCGACTTCTCCGGAACAAACGGAGATTTTCTGCATCTGCGAAAACGCTGGCTCAACATTGCCCAGGACAAAAGCAACACCACCGTAAAATACTTGGGCTATGTGCCTTCCGTAAACGCGTATTTGTTCGATGATGCCGCGTTCTACAAGGGAAAGCAGATTAAGCTGAACAACGAAGGCTACTACCAGATTGGGGACAGAGGCATACGCCCGATACTGAAAGGGCTGAACATAACAACGGATGGCGTTTTTGACCCGAGCTGGCTGGAAAACTACGTAAAGGCATTCCACTGGCAGGGGCTTTCTCTATTAGCATTCTGGCTCGGCTCACTCTTTGCGCAGCAGATCCGCGAGGAGCAGAAGTCGTTTCCGTTCTTCGAACTCACTGGTGAACCGGGTGCGGGTAAATCTACTATTCTTGAATTCTTGTGGAAGTGCGTAGGTCGTAACGGCTACGAAGGTTTTGATATTTTAAAAGCCACAGCAGCAGGACAGCGCAGGGCGTTTAGTCAGCTTTCCAACCTGCCTATCGTTCTTATTGAGTCCGACCGCGACAACGGCAGCAAGGACGGCAGGGTAAAGATGTTTGATATGGACCACTGCAAGCCGTTCTACAACGGACGCGGCACAGGCACCCGAGGCGTGAACAACGGCGGTAACGAAGTGTACGACACTATCTTTCAAGGTACGCTCGTAATCTCCCAGAACGCAGAGGTGGGCGGCTCCGAGGCACTGCTGGAGCGAATAGTGCACTGCCATGCAAGCAAAGATCACCACAGTCTGGGAACACGGGATTTAGCCAGATGGTTTGAGAGACAGACTGCCGAAAACGTCGGCGGCTTTTTGCGTTGTGCGCTGCGGGCAGAAAAGAAGATTTTAGAGACCTATTTTGCCGCCTTTAAGCACTACGAGGAAAAGTTTGGAAACGAGCTGGAGAACCTGCGTATATTAAAGAACCATGCGCAAATTGCCGCCTGTGGTGCAGCGCTTGGCGTGCTGTTCCCGCAAATGACACGGCAACGGGTGGATACGTTGGCCAACTACCTGCTGGAACGAGCCAAGATACGCGAAGGCCGCATAGGGCAGGATCATCCAATAGTGAAAGAGTTCTGGGACGTGTATTACTACTTAAACGAGGAAGCAGAGACAAAGAAAGAAGGCTTCCTTAATCATTCAACAGATGTGGCAGTAATAGCCATTTCCATACCACAGTTTATTTCAGTTGCCCGTGATGAAGGTTTCTTCTTCCAACGCAACCTGCTTATTGAGCATCTGCCAACGTCTCAACGGCACGTATTGTTAAGTAAAAGTGTGTCCAGAAAGAGTAGATGGACAGGAAAGACTATACGTAGGTGGGAGTTTGTAGCCTAA
- a CDS encoding 4Fe-4S dicluster domain-containing protein — MHAFVLSAPSRCIGCRACEIACVDAHMDEDMGEAGEKKLPFSPRLSIVHEAEVTAPVQCRQCEDAPCVAACPVGAILSDGKAVRVNTVDCVGCKACLAVCPIGAMQVGCLPESSTRLVAHKCDLCTGRELGPACIAVCPAGALTLLTRKELKNISSSRRCHSALQAAYRNS, encoded by the coding sequence ATGCATGCCTTTGTTTTGTCAGCCCCTTCCCGCTGTATAGGGTGTCGTGCCTGCGAGATTGCTTGTGTTGATGCTCACATGGATGAGGATATGGGGGAGGCAGGAGAAAAGAAGTTACCTTTTTCTCCAAGATTAAGCATTGTTCACGAGGCGGAAGTCACCGCTCCTGTCCAATGTCGTCAGTGCGAGGATGCCCCATGTGTAGCCGCTTGTCCTGTTGGAGCCATACTCTCTGATGGAAAGGCTGTGCGTGTGAACACAGTGGACTGTGTTGGTTGTAAAGCTTGTCTGGCAGTTTGTCCCATCGGCGCCATGCAAGTGGGGTGCCTCCCTGAATCTTCAACTAGACTGGTCGCCCACAAATGCGACCTTTGTACCGGACGTGAGCTTGGTCCGGCCTGCATAGCTGTTTGTCCGGCTGGAGCACTTACACTGCTGACCCGAAAAGAACTGAAAAACATTTCTAGCTCAAGAAGGTGTCATAGTGCGCTTCAGGCTGCCTATAGGAATAGCTGA
- a CDS encoding [Fe-Fe] hydrogenase large subunit C-terminal domain-containing protein produces the protein MTTPSQIVSIDPLLCTGCRRCAEVCPVNAIIGNQNESQTIDASRCVMCGQCVLRCSAFASPFDDVAEQLPQMRKERGLPEDDNSLLFAAHYRIDQRNVSEMLADSTKTSMVQCAPAVRSSIAEEFGLAPGTLTPGQLAAALRRLGFDFVYDTIFAADVTIMEESSELLQRLESGENLPMFTSCCPGWVRYMETAWPDLLSHLSSCKSPQQMAGALFKTYGAEIAGKSPEQIASVAVMPCTAKKYEAGRPEMQASGTPDVDAVLTVTELADMLKKKGIRLENLPEEDFDVPLGLYSGAGVIFGASGGVMEAALRTAIAVTTGNEVSESGVNFSKAAEGVFRASVDVAGRTVRAVIVSGLAHAAKLLEDVRAGKADFDFMEVMCCTGGCVAGGGQPKLLPHVDVVDAISRRRQSLHNLDKQLSVRVSHKNPSVTALYENYLEKQLGHRSHNLLHTSYGDDAGSHE, from the coding sequence AATTGTTTCTATTGACCCTTTGTTATGCACCGGTTGCCGTCGTTGTGCCGAAGTTTGTCCGGTGAATGCGATAATCGGAAATCAGAATGAATCTCAGACAATTGATGCTTCCCGCTGTGTAATGTGTGGTCAGTGTGTTTTGAGATGTTCTGCTTTTGCCTCTCCTTTTGATGATGTAGCAGAGCAGCTGCCGCAGATGCGCAAGGAACGTGGTTTGCCTGAAGATGACAACTCCCTTCTGTTTGCCGCCCATTACCGGATTGATCAGAGAAACGTCTCTGAAATGCTGGCTGATTCCACCAAGACTTCCATGGTGCAATGTGCACCGGCAGTACGTTCTTCCATTGCGGAGGAATTTGGACTGGCACCGGGCACACTTACCCCCGGTCAGCTTGCAGCAGCTTTACGCAGACTGGGCTTTGATTTTGTGTATGACACCATATTTGCTGCTGACGTAACCATAATGGAAGAATCTTCAGAGCTTCTGCAGCGTCTTGAATCCGGCGAGAACTTGCCTATGTTTACCTCCTGTTGCCCTGGTTGGGTTCGTTACATGGAAACAGCATGGCCGGACTTACTGTCGCACCTTTCCAGTTGCAAATCTCCTCAGCAGATGGCTGGAGCGCTTTTCAAGACATATGGTGCAGAAATCGCAGGAAAATCCCCTGAACAGATTGCCAGTGTTGCAGTAATGCCTTGTACTGCTAAGAAATATGAGGCTGGCCGTCCTGAAATGCAGGCGAGTGGTACTCCTGATGTCGATGCAGTTTTGACCGTTACCGAACTGGCAGACATGCTTAAGAAAAAAGGTATCCGTCTGGAGAATCTTCCGGAAGAAGATTTTGATGTGCCTCTTGGGCTTTATTCCGGTGCGGGAGTCATCTTCGGAGCTTCTGGCGGTGTTATGGAAGCCGCACTTCGTACCGCAATTGCGGTTACAACAGGAAATGAAGTAAGCGAAAGTGGAGTGAACTTCAGCAAGGCTGCTGAAGGGGTATTCCGTGCTTCTGTGGACGTGGCTGGAAGAACTGTGCGTGCAGTGATCGTTTCAGGTCTCGCACATGCCGCAAAACTTCTTGAGGATGTTAGGGCAGGCAAAGCAGACTTTGATTTCATGGAAGTTATGTGCTGTACCGGAGGTTGTGTTGCAGGAGGAGGACAGCCGAAACTTCTGCCGCACGTGGATGTTGTTGATGCTATTTCTCGTCGTCGTCAGAGCCTGCATAATCTTGATAAACAACTTTCTGTAAGGGTTTCACATAAAAATCCTTCTGTTACAGCGCTTTATGAAAATTATTTGGAAAAACAGCTGGGACACCGTTCTCATAACTTGCTCCATACCAGTTACGGAGATGATGCAGGGAGCCATGAATAA